The Leishmania mexicana MHOM/GT/2001/U1103 complete genome, chromosome 17 genomic interval CACGCGTAGACGCACGCAAGCACGGACACGATGCACAAAGTGGGCTTTGGTATTGATGTTCGGGGCGCATGCTCACACAGAGAAGAGATCGGTGTGCTTTTTCCGTTTTGCATGCGACACTGAGCGCGCTACAGAGCACCGTGCAAGCATCACCACGCCTCGTGTTCAGCTAGCTCGCTGACGTCGTCACGAAGCTGGAAGTGAATGGGGTGCAGACGCCAGGGGTAACGCCCGATTCAGACTCCTACAGACACAGAGCCAACCACATCTGTCGTGTCTTCGCCACTGTTAACGACGTACGCACTGACGATCGCCTCCGCATCTCGCGCGTTGGGTCCACCGTCGTGCTGGCACCAAAGCAACGGCAGCTAGCGCCGACGGCAGAGGCTGCCGACTCGCCCCCGCTCTTCTGGGGAAGGGGTGTTACCAGAAAACAGAGGCACCGTACGCATTGACGCACCAAACTTACTTGCTCGCCCGCAGTAAAAACCACAGACTGCACCGTCAGCACCCGGTCCGGCGATGCCTCTGCTACCCATCAAGACAGCGCCATGTCGCAATccgtgccgtcgctgcctgTTGCTGTGGCCGCAAGGGGCGACTCCGGCGCTCCCATCGACACTACAACCGGATGGAGTGAGCTCACATGGATGCCTTCGGAGACACCTACGAGGTTAGCGAAACTGTGGTTTTGGCGGAGTCACGAACCGCTACGACCCCGAGCGGGCGAAGCTCTCCGGTAGCCCGGTGGCAGAAGGGGCTTTCGCATCTctggctgctgttgctgctgctaccaTGCTACCGGGCCCACCGAGCGAGTCGGAAACCTCCGCTGGTTGCCTCATAGCCGGGGCAGAGCCGCAATACGAGGATGCATGCTCAGCTCCTCCAGTCCCTCTCGAACCCAGCAAAGTGGTGCCGAGCATAGGAAAACCAAACGCCTCTGCACAGGCGGTGCCCACTACACCTCATTttccacacgcacacacgcacagaacGTTTTATGGCAGCTCTCTCCATTACTGCAGCACCTTTgctggaggaagaggacgaggaagtGCTCATGGAGCGTCAGGGGCACCAGGTGCGGCACAGCCAgcgtgctctgctgcggGATGCGTCCAACGCAAGAGCGCGCTGACGGGAGCACGTGATGTTCATCCATGAACTTCAAGGCCCCTTTCGTGCCGATGCTCAGGAGCAGTAAACAAAAGCGGCATGTCCTCTTTCGTGACGTGCCAGCGGCTACACAGCTTGAGGAGAACCTGAAAAGCGGCTCTGTGAGCCCCCTGACACGCAAAGATGGATCTCGAGAATCGCGTGCATGAGCTCACGGGAGAGGTGAGAGCCAACTAGGAGCTCCGTTGAGATGCGCAGCAACGCCTTGACACGTGCCGGGACCGCATCGCCTCACCCACGGCTGCCAAAGCCACGCCCGTCGAAAACAGAATCTGAAGGTGGCGCAGCCGTGTCCCGGTGCACTGAAGAGTTTACGACTCGAAATGGCCCTGTCCCAGGTGGCGTGGTGCTCCTcagggtgcgcgtgcgcaccctTCAATGTGCCTAGCAGCGCATCCGCAAGGAGCTCGTTAACACAGAGGCAGACGATGTGATGGCATGTGGCGAACATCAAGCGGTTCTGCAGAGAAGCGACGGCGGCTTTCTGAGACGACGCAGATTTTGTGCTGGACGACGTTCAGGCGCCGAGGGAGAACCAGCGAACCGACCAGCTTGCGGATGCTGTGCACGGCTTGAGACGCATTGCAGAGGGATCGGAATCGCGCTCGTCGGCTGGACAATGCCGTCGCCCGCGACAGAGAAGTCCCAAAGAGGCTCACTGACGGCCTCGACTAGCGACAGGGCCCTTGAgagcgcaccgccgccgtccgaTCACCTGGGCCGCCGCGTTGCCTGCAGAGCGTCCAGATAAGCCCACCGCGGCAAAGGTGCAAGATCACTTGAAGAACCCCCACGAGCGACTCGAAGACGCTATCGCGGAGAAGGTGGTCGAGGCGTGCGACTTCACGCAGGACGAGATCAACGCAGTTGTGTCTCCCCCAGCCCGCTCTACGCAAGGCTCAGGTGCGTTGATACTGCAGTGGTGGCCACGTGTGGTGCGGGGCGGCCGCCACATCGGGTCACGATTGGACTGGAGGACAACTATGATGGAGGCTGGCCAACGCGTATCGTGCGGTCTCGTGGGCACCGCCTGTGTGTTTTGGCTTCCGCCTGTTCAGGTGCGCATGTGATGGGGGTGTCCGTAGCCGCTGCCCTCTTCACGACGCCCACAACGATGCGTGCAGTGCAGACGCACTACAGTCACACCATCTATCGGTTACACGAACAGCGAGCATCGTGATGTAGCGAACTCATCCCCGCTCCTTCGAGCAGCAGGTCGAAGAGGAATCGGGGCAGGAGGCCAGCGGAGTGTGCCGCCTCTCTGCGCATTCGCGTGATGAGTCGGCCGCGGTGCGAACGCGCCCGCTGCGTCTCGCTTTACTCTTGAGGATGAAGACTTCTTTGTGTGTCTATACTTCTCTCCCTTGCGGCCACGCCGGTGCAATCTCCGAGTGTGCGatgcagcacggcgtcgtgctgaggagagacagacagaggcggcggcggtgggtggtggtggtgagggtcACCCACACGTAGGCCTCACGGgctctttttcctttgtcctctctctgtgcgaTGTACACGCCACCTTGTACGACTCCGGTGCCTCTCGCGCGCTCTCTTTGTGTATTTTGGGCGGTGCATTCGTCGCCGCGACTGTGTGCCGCTCTGTATCTCTCCGACTGGCTCTGGGGACGCATGCGTGCGTCATTGTCGCCattcccctcccttcccaaCACACGGCAGCGGTCCTcgcgaggaggggcggaTGGGGCGGAGCACAGAGAACTCCACAAACGTGTATACACACCAACATCACTCCTCACGTACAGAACTACGTACGCGACATGTGCTCACATGATGCTTCCTTATGGATATTCGACACACCCGCGTACACACACTCGACAACTCAGCAATGCTGGCCAAGCAAGCGGCCGGTTGACCCATGCATCGCCCTgtgtccgtctctctctatcgGTTCTGTCCCTGCGACGGAGAACTTCGGTTGTCCTGCAACGGGCACGTCTTCGGATATTGCCGGCCGATCACGTTCACTTCTCTCGTTTATCTCCGCCGTTTGTTTTCGTTGGTGTTGATacggggaaaaaagggggctCGCATCGTATACACTCCCATCAACCCCACCGTCCCTTGGTCCACGGGCGCGACTCACGCAAACCCCACCCAGCGCCAACTCACCAAATTCGCACACTTCCGAGGCGCAACCCCGGGTACCATGTCAGAGAAGGAACACGATGAAACGCCTGTCATTGCCGAGGGgtcggctgcagcgcacgagGGCAGCAACACTGACCCCAATGGGAAGGAGGGACGCACAAATTACATCAAGACGGACCTAGGCGAGTTGAACGTGATTGAGTCCATGTGCCCCAAGTGCCAGGAGATGGGCACGACGCGCCTCATGATCACGAGTATTCCTCACTTCAAGGAGATCATCGTCAGCAGCTTCGAGTGCCAGCACTGTGGTGAGGCCAATAACGAGGTCGCGTTTGGAGGCACTTTTGGGCCCAAGAGGGTCCGCTACGAGTTGCAGGTGCATAGTAAGAAGGACCTGGACCGGCAGGTGGTGAAGTCGGAGttcgccaccatcaccatcccTGAGCTAGAGCTGGAGATTCCGCCGGAGTCGCAGAAGGGCAACCTGAATACCGTCGAGGGCATCTTGGAGCAGACATATAACGGCCTTCAACttcagcagccgctgcgccggatTGAGCATCCGGATGTGTACGAGAAGATCGAGGCCTTTTGTGCGAAGTTGGAGTCCTTCCGGAGCGGTGATGTCCCCTTCACCCTCACTCTCGACGACCCAGCAGGTAATAGCTACATTGAACCCATCCATGACTACTACCACCCAACTCTCGACCCTCAGCTCACCAAGTACGAAAGGGAGCGCACCGAGATTgaccgccagctgctcggcaTCGCCATCGACTACAATACGGAGCGgacgcaggaggaggagaaggacgtggaggagggccAGTTCAGCGACGTGACGCAGATCCTGTGTGACTGCCCTGCTTGCCGCAGGCCCGGGTATCTCATGATGCATGAGTGTGATATTCCGTACTTCAAGCAGACAATTATCATGGCCTTCAAGTGCGAGTACTGCGGCTACAAGAGCAACGAGATCAAGGCGGGCGGCGAAATCAACGCGAAGGGGCTGCGGCTCACTCTGCACGTCAAGTCGGAGGCGGACCTCAAGCGTGACGTGCTCAAGTCCGATACGGCCACGCTGATCATCCCGGAGGTGCGCCTTGAGCTGGCGCCTGGCACATTGGGCGGCTTCTTTTCCACGGTCGAGGGCACCATCACTCAGGTGCGCGACCAGCTCATCAATCTACCTCAGGCTGCCTTTGCCGCTGGCGACTCGGCGGACGACAACTCGAAGACGATGCTCGAGTTTGTGAAGGAGCTCgacgagctgctggcgctcaGGGAGGAGTTTACCTTCATCCTCGACGACCCCCTTGGTAATGTATACATCCAGAACCCTTGCTCACACCTGCCTCCGCCAGACGACATGGACCCGAagctggagagagaggagtaCACCCGTACGGAGGAGCAGGACGAGGAGCTCGGCATTTGTTCTATGCGCCACAACGAGGAGCAGGCCAACAGTGAGAAGCCGGAGAATGAGGCGGACCACGAGACTAAGGAAAAGGACGGAGCCGCAGATGAGGAGCACGAGACCGAACAGTGAAGGCCTGAGTGGCATGTCAGCATCAGCGAGGCTGTGGCAGCGCGTGCCTAGTAGGTGCTTCTCAACAGGGGTTATAGTGACATCGGCGGGTATTCGGTGGCTGCGTGAGCACTCGGCATGGCGAAAATGCTGTGTGAGtagtggctgctgcggctgctgctcctctctccgcgTTCCATTTCGCTTTTCCTCTCCTTAGTGTTAAAACGTTCGGCGTAGCGATGACACGTGAGTGCGAGCGCTCTTCTTGATGCGCGCTGTCTCCTctcgcacacatacacagatgGACACGGACTTGCTAGTTAATATGCCGATTAAGCGCCACTAAGCTACGGCAACAACAAGAGCAACACTAGGTCATGCTACCTCGCGGGACGCACGAACAGCGCCTCACGAACACTTTGCGCATGTGTCTTATCTCCGCTGGAGTGCACACCAAAGGCGCTACCGACGCCGCTGAGCCCTCGTTGCACATTCCTCTTCCCCGCCAGCAGAGGCGacgacacagagagacatATGGATAGGACACTCTCACGCTCTGTGAGGCCCGCGAGGCGTGGTGCTCTGGCACCGTCTGTCACCTGCTGtgcgatgtgtgtgtgtgtgcagttTCTTGTGAGgtcctctcttctctcccatTTCTGCTCGGTGGCTGTCACGACTGCATGCTCACCTTCTCAACAACGTCGCCACCGGCAAGTGCTGACTACCGGCCGACAGGTGCGCTCGCTGGCAGTCTTAGTGCACATCTGCAACGGTTTCTTCCTCTACTTGTTTCAGTAGCCTTTCACGTGCAGGACAGTGTGCCTCTAACACAGCGCACCCTCTCTCGCTATTTCTGTGCGTACGCGAACACATGAGCGAAGGCGGCACGTTCTTGTGGCATGCAGGTGTGCAGTCGTTTCCGAAGCGGTGGTGGACGTCGCTCACGCAACAACGGCTGTGACAGGCGGTGGTGATGAGACCGCGTGGACGATGGCGGCTGCTCAACTCGTTGCCCATCGTGCAGAGGACAAGCCGTTGGAAAAGGGCGGCGATCAGGAGAAACCCTCCTCGATGAGCCGGACCGGTATTGAGAGCCTTCTCCACCATGCGCACAAGACCTATCGAGCGGCGCAAATCACGCTGCTGGTGCATCCGAGAGTTGTGGTGCTGCCCCGTTGCCGCTTCCTCGAAGCACCAGTGATATGTGCGTAAGACGAGCGTGGTTCGCACGAGCGCACCTGTGCAGTGCCTTGGGCCTGCGCATACGTCTCGGCCTCCTGTCACTGCAGCTCGTGAGCACATCTCTTACCGCTGGGGCAGTCGCCTTTTTTCATTCCTTCTTCGCCTGCCTCTTTCAGATgtcggcacgcacgcgctgtTTCAccccgtgctgctgctggatgtATGGGCGTTGTGGCGGTCGATTGAGAGGCACCTCGGGCCACATGGATGCCCTACATGTGGTCCATGTCCGACGGCGACCCGGATGGTCTGCGCAAGGCTCTCTGCGTGCGAATCGGGTTGCATTTCTGCGTGTCCAGTCTTCGCTGATGACGCCGAGCTGCTTTTCAGCCACCGGTGTGCGTGGCAACGTACATCTCGCAGAATGTCGCGTCCATCGTTTTACGCTGTACCTTCACATAGACACCTTCTGCCGCTCACTTCTTGGTCGGCttgcggccgctgcagcaacgcctCACGGAGCCAGCGAGACATGGCCATCTCAACCTCTCGGCAAAACGGAGAAGGCGGCCACTTTTCCGCaccgcagcctcctccttTAGCTCCGCATATCGACTTCGCTTCAGAGGATAGCCTCTTGGCCATACTCGGAAACATGCATGTACTCACAGACCCGCCTCATTCTTTTGGGtacgcagacacgcacccgCAGGGAGCGAGACCGGGATGCGCATCAAAACTGCGGTGTGGTGAGGGGGCGTGCCTCAGGGAGTGGATGTTGACGGCCAACTCTTGCGCGCATTCGCCACTCCCGACCCCCTTCTCTGCTTCCTCGGCCAGCGAACAAGTGTGCACGACTCCCTAGTGACTGATTTAGACACGCACGGGCCCACCATTACTACATTCCATTGATCCCACTCCATTCCAGTCCCTTTCAGAAGCGATAGGATCTCTGTCAAAGAGGGGCAACATCTATGTGACTTTGGTCTTGGTGACGCAGAGGTGGTCCCTCTTCAGCTGAGTTGCGATGGGCTGATTGCGGAAAAGCAGCTGCGCATGGGCATTCTCATGCACAGCCAAGCGTCGTGCTGCCTCACGTTTGCAGGACTTCAAAAGGATGGCATCTCATGGGCACCGAAGGCTAGGGAAGCAACGGGCGTCCTGCGCATGTGAGAATCCTGACTGCGGATGGCTCGATCATTCATGCTGCtcagggagggggtgcaggtGTCGAAGGAGCGCGTCTGTCGCCTCGAGAGTCCGGTCCGCAGCACCTGCCTCGAAGCGGCTGTCAGCTGACGCATGGACAGCCGCCCACGCCCGCTGCCGGGAGACGAAACTGTTGCTGACTTCGGCCTCTGCTGAGCACTCAAACCTTGTCCAAATCGTCAGAACCAACCAATGTTGACCAAGCTTGTACACGGTGCAggccctcgtcgtcgtcgtcgtctcggCAATCTGCAACGTCGCATTCAACGGGCGCGACATGACGCCACCAGAGAACCGCGACACTGCGCTGGCCTTGCAGAGGGCCTTTCGACTACCTCCTCACTCCGGCGCGGCTCTCACGCGTGCTCACcttctgcagcgcacgctcCCGGGACGAGCGGACGATGGGCCCCGTGGCGTTGATGTGTTTAACAGCGAGCAGGAGCATGAGATGGAGAGGCAAGGTAGGAAGAGGGCACGCACTCGAAGAGCAGCAACAATCTGGGTGTCGCCACGGGCACGCTATTTGGAGCACGGCCCCGCCGGCACTGCAAGTGCAGAAGAGAACCTCTTGGTGCGCGGGGCGTGTGAGGCACCTTTTCTTTCGATTTTCTTctctgctggagctgcggcTCTCACGGGCTACCTCCACCGAGTCCTGCAGTCCACACGGAGCCACATCACTCCGTGACTCACCGTCCATACGTGATTCAACACCCTGCTACGTAAATGTCAGCGAAACTCTCGCAGATGGGCCGGGCCGTGATCCTGTACACCAAGAGCGAAGGGGCACAACGGGCGACACGGGGAGCTGAGACCAGAGGCTGGAAGCACAGGTGGCTCCGCACTCTTGTCAACACGCAAGCAGCGTTGTATAAGCGTATCCGATGCTCTTGAATGGCGCGCACTCTGCGCCTGCCGGTATGGCCACGGCGTTTACGTCGCGATAGCACGCACATCGCCCCACAAGCTGGACCGATGGCGACGAACAACATGCCGACTCTCTgaatgccccccccctcggaTGTaactctcgctctctctcgtctccgTCTTgtctccccttccctgctGGCAGAGAG includes:
- a CDS encoding putative zinc-finger protein ZPR1 gives rise to the protein MSEKEHDETPVIAEGSAAAHEGSNTDPNGKEGRTNYIKTDLGELNVIESMCPKCQEMGTTRLMITSIPHFKEIIVSSFECQHCGEANNEVAFGGTFGPKRVRYELQVHSKKDLDRQVVKSEFATITIPELELEIPPESQKGNLNTVEGILEQTYNGLQLQQPLRRIEHPDVYEKIEAFCAKLESFRSGDVPFTLTLDDPAGNSYIEPIHDYYHPTLDPQLTKYERERTEIDRQLLGIAIDYNTERTQEEEKDVEEGQFSDVTQILCDCPACRRPGYLMMHECDIPYFKQTIIMAFKCEYCGYKSNEIKAGGEINAKGLRLTLHVKSEADLKRDVLKSDTATLIIPEVRLELAPGTLGGFFSTVEGTITQVRDQLINLPQAAFAAGDSADDNSKTMLEFVKELDELLALREEFTFILDDPLGNVYIQNPCSHLPPPDDMDPKLEREEYTRTEEQDEELGICSMRHNEEQANSEKPENEADHETKEKDGAADEEHETEQ